The Candidatus Methylomirabilis limnetica genome contains the following window.
GCCGTCTCAGTCGTCCAAGTGGCGACTGGAGAAAAACCCGCCAGTGAGAGCATCTCGCAAAAGAATCCTGCCGCTGTTCTACTTGGTAGGCTCGGTGGTCTCAAAGGCGGAAAAGCTAGGGCAGAAAAACTGACACCTTAGAAAGAAGCAAGATTGCTAGAAAGGCTGCTCACGTCAGATGGGGAAAGGGAGAAAGGTAAGTATTCTATCTGTGCCTAGCTTTTTTCCTCTTCTTGTCTCGATTCCTTTGTTTCCGCTTTTCATCTTGACTCAGAGGCACCGCATGGATTCCATGCTTTCTGTTGTGTTCATTAATTTCCTCAACAAAATCGATCGGTTCATTTGATGGCGTCCTGAACGTCCAATGCGTGTGCCCGTTATGATTTGTAATCGCAAAGTCACCAAACGCAATAATGTCCATGCCTAAGAGGACGTCCGCCCCAGCGATCCCTCCATCGGAAACACGAACACCAACAATCCAGACGTTGTTGGGCAAGTAAATGTTGACCAGGTATGTATTGGCTTCATATTCATGACTCTGATCACCAGCGCCAACACTGTGAACATTTTCTTTACCACTTGGTTGAAGATTTAGTTCTTGGGCAATCTTTGGGCTAATGACAGTAGCTGTGGCTCCACAATCCCAAACGGCAATGTATGGCCGTTTAATTGGCTCAGGTTGGCCCGTTGC
Protein-coding sequences here:
- a CDS encoding retroviral-like aspartic protease family protein, yielding MKFLPGLRAFTTKSNGIVRELLNQVHISEAYDPATGQPEPIKRPYIAVWDCGATATVISPKIAQELNLQPSGKENVHSVGAGDQSHEYEANTYLVNIYLPNNVWIVGVRVSDGGIAGADVLLGMDIIAFGDFAITNHNGHTHWTFRTPSNEPIDFVEEINEHNRKHGIHAVPLSQDEKRKQRNRDKKRKKARHR